A section of the Orenia marismortui DSM 5156 genome encodes:
- a CDS encoding DUF4899 domain-containing protein, which yields MNEKIDIIKSTLGVNQNQAEKALNLANGDLDKAIDMIDYIIENHIVIHGKISYGKYNKTYILFSIIANGKKGEIIKVDLASTSKSSLYNINLDIDHKIFVKTLSEIDKRERKNINNDINFNPKRLFTAAEIFELFNIIQNGKEDKIKNIFKDKIEGLVKEAIDLDLYTSIMTKVKLENYYPDLFSEEENKDQDNSEQKEDNKLGLDVNLNCIPLISPSYGKKVTELDIGDKIVVEISDTSEIGRYLSNLLKTSEGVTFGSIKKIDFIKETGRYSVLIEFGPSIYGNLIVSSELKIETPESNDKKRDQKEDINSKENNGEEGALIVFALISLISILVILIVLIF from the coding sequence ATGAATGAAAAAATTGATATTATTAAAAGTACATTAGGAGTAAATCAAAATCAAGCAGAAAAAGCATTAAATCTAGCTAATGGAGACTTAGATAAAGCTATAGACATGATAGATTATATTATTGAAAATCATATAGTAATTCATGGCAAAATTAGCTATGGAAAATATAATAAGACTTATATTCTATTCAGTATAATTGCTAATGGTAAAAAAGGGGAAATTATTAAAGTCGATTTGGCTTCAACTTCAAAAAGTAGTTTATACAATATTAACCTGGATATAGACCATAAGATATTTGTAAAGACTTTAAGTGAAATTGATAAGCGAGAAAGAAAGAACATAAATAATGATATCAATTTCAATCCTAAGCGATTATTTACTGCTGCGGAAATCTTTGAACTATTTAATATAATTCAAAATGGAAAAGAAGATAAGATTAAGAATATTTTTAAAGATAAAATAGAAGGCTTAGTTAAAGAAGCTATAGATTTAGATTTATATACCTCTATTATGACTAAAGTAAAATTAGAAAATTATTATCCAGATTTATTTTCTGAAGAAGAAAATAAGGATCAAGATAACAGTGAACAAAAAGAAGATAATAAACTAGGTTTAGATGTTAATTTAAATTGTATTCCTTTGATTTCGCCTAGTTATGGTAAAAAAGTTACTGAACTGGATATTGGAGATAAAATTGTAGTTGAAATTTCTGATACTAGTGAGATTGGAAGATATCTTAGTAATCTATTAAAAACTTCAGAAGGAGTAACTTTTGGCTCGATTAAAAAAATAGATTTTATTAAAGAAACTGGTCGCTATTCAGTATTAATTGAATTTGGACCTAGTATTTATGGTAATTTGATAGTAAGTTCAGAATTAAAAATTGAAACTCCAGAATCTAATGATAAAAAAAGAGATCAGAAAGAAGATATAAATAGTAAAGAAAATAATGGTGAAGAAGGGGCTTTAATTGTTTTTGCTTTAATATCATTAATTTCCATTTTAGTTATTTTAATAGTTTTAATTTTTTGA
- a CDS encoding Mur ligase family protein: MFYRPLPESKGFTLDELINDLSIKEVTNFQDWTIKNITDNSVKVEDASLFVAIKGFNVDGHQYIKQAIENGAVAIIGESQIQIDKNTTYIRVENSRKALAKLINRIYNYPSRKLRLIGVTGTVGKTTTTSMIDHITGQIVGKSSLIGTLYTKIDQDYFANPNKCTTPDIISLNNIFSEIKNREIDYVSMEVSSHALKLDRVFGLDYDIAVFTNLSYDHLEFHESIEDYLYSKKKLFSSLSEDKLAVFNLDNAYSKVLMEDIKADYYTYAIKNKDADIIAKDIKLTKRKLTFDIHIQNQLLNNYGKIIQPTSLSINLPLIGYHNIYNALAAFTATILLGFPINKVKEALESFKGIRRRMEVIYDQEFTIIDDYAHNPASLTANFKTIENFDYNKLIILHFLKGKRGIKANKINAYLMVKWADKLKTKKIITSLCEEEVIEKNQVLKEEELAFTKIIKDSGLEIINTNKLAEGINRALKYVENNDLLLLVGGPGLDKAAEIISKIIT; the protein is encoded by the coding sequence TTGTTTTATAGACCATTACCAGAATCGAAGGGTTTTACTTTAGATGAATTAATTAATGATTTATCAATAAAGGAAGTCACTAATTTTCAAGATTGGACGATTAAAAATATAACTGATAATTCAGTGAAAGTTGAAGATGCTTCATTGTTTGTAGCTATTAAAGGTTTTAATGTTGATGGGCATCAATATATTAAGCAAGCCATAGAAAATGGAGCAGTTGCAATTATAGGTGAGTCTCAAATACAAATAGATAAAAATACTACTTATATTAGAGTAGAAAACAGTCGTAAAGCCTTAGCAAAGTTGATTAACCGAATATATAATTATCCTAGTAGAAAATTGAGACTGATAGGAGTAACAGGAACAGTTGGCAAAACAACAACCACCTCTATGATTGATCATATTACTGGTCAAATTGTCGGTAAAAGTAGCTTGATTGGGACATTATATACTAAGATCGATCAAGATTATTTTGCTAATCCCAATAAATGTACTACACCTGATATTATAAGCTTAAATAATATTTTTAGTGAAATTAAGAATCGAGAAATTGATTATGTTAGTATGGAAGTTTCATCCCATGCTTTAAAATTGGATAGAGTTTTTGGTTTAGATTATGATATTGCTGTCTTTACTAACCTTTCTTATGATCATTTAGAGTTTCATGAAAGTATAGAAGATTATCTATATAGTAAAAAGAAGCTATTTAGCAGTTTATCAGAAGATAAATTAGCAGTATTTAATCTAGATAATGCCTATTCTAAAGTTTTAATGGAAGATATAAAAGCTGACTACTATACTTATGCAATTAAAAATAAAGATGCAGATATTATAGCTAAAGATATAAAATTAACTAAAAGAAAGTTGACTTTTGATATTCATATCCAAAATCAACTACTTAATAATTATGGAAAGATAATTCAACCAACCTCTTTAAGCATTAATTTACCCCTAATAGGATATCATAATATTTATAATGCTTTAGCAGCCTTCACAGCAACTATACTTTTAGGATTTCCTATTAATAAGGTCAAAGAAGCTTTAGAATCTTTTAAAGGCATCAGAAGGAGAATGGAAGTAATTTATGATCAAGAATTTACTATTATTGATGACTATGCTCATAATCCAGCCAGTTTAACTGCAAACTTCAAAACTATTGAAAATTTTGATTATAATAAATTAATTATTCTTCACTTTTTAAAAGGTAAAAGAGGGATTAAGGCTAATAAAATTAATGCTTATTTGATGGTAAAATGGGCAGATAAATTAAAAACAAAAAAAATTATAACTTCATTATGTGAAGAAGAAGTAATAGAAAAGAATCAGGTACTAAAAGAGGAGGAACTTGCTTTTACTAAGATTATTAAAGACTCAGGTTTAGAAATTATAAATACAAATAAATTAGCAGAAGGTATTAATAGAGCTTTAAAATATGTAGAAAATAATGATCTACTACTATTAGTTGGTGGACCTGGATTAGATAAAGCAGCAGAAATTATTAGTAAAATAATAACTTAG
- a CDS encoding M42 family metallopeptidase encodes MEAKIFLQELSDAVGVSGYERKISRQVAEDFKKYTDSIKYDSLGNLISLQKGFQSSEELTVMLAAHMDEIGLMVTKIEDGGFLRFTAVGGVDPRTLVGQEVSVHGKESLNGVVGAKPPHIQSADERKKAYKMEDMYIDLGLSEKEIKETIRVGDVISIKRRFTELKNNRVTGKSLDDRAGVLMVLETLKHLKKLKHQVDVYGVATVQEEVGVRGAITSTYGIVPDIGIAIDVCHATMPGVSKEDAAELGEGPALGFGPHVHPKIFKKLKEIAKELDIPYQVDPSNTPAGTDAYAIQVTRSGIATALLSIPLRYMHTSVETVSLDDIKRGARLLAHFIAEINADFVEGLRCF; translated from the coding sequence ATGGAAGCTAAGATTTTTTTACAAGAGTTATCTGATGCAGTAGGTGTATCAGGTTATGAAAGAAAAATTTCTAGGCAGGTAGCAGAGGATTTTAAGAAATATACTGATAGTATTAAATATGATTCTTTAGGAAATTTGATTTCACTTCAAAAAGGATTTCAATCCTCCGAAGAATTGACAGTAATGTTAGCTGCTCATATGGATGAAATTGGTTTAATGGTTACTAAAATTGAAGATGGTGGTTTCTTAAGGTTTACTGCAGTAGGTGGTGTAGACCCAAGAACTTTAGTTGGGCAAGAAGTAAGTGTACATGGTAAGGAATCTTTAAATGGAGTTGTTGGTGCTAAACCACCTCATATCCAAAGTGCTGATGAAAGAAAAAAAGCTTATAAAATGGAAGATATGTATATAGATTTAGGACTAAGTGAAAAAGAAATAAAAGAAACTATTAGAGTAGGAGATGTAATATCTATTAAAAGAAGATTTACAGAATTAAAAAATAATAGAGTAACAGGTAAATCTTTAGATGATAGAGCAGGAGTTTTAATGGTGTTAGAAACCTTAAAACATTTAAAAAAACTAAAACACCAAGTTGATGTATATGGAGTAGCTACTGTACAAGAAGAAGTTGGAGTTAGAGGAGCGATTACAAGTACATATGGTATAGTACCCGATATCGGAATAGCAATTGATGTTTGCCATGCTACTATGCCTGGAGTTAGTAAAGAGGATGCTGCTGAATTAGGTGAAGGTCCTGCTCTTGGCTTTGGACCACACGTACATCCCAAAATATTTAAAAAATTAAAAGAGATAGCCAAGGAACTTGATATCCCTTATCAAGTTGATCCATCTAATACTCCAGCAGGAACAGATGCCTATGCTATACAAGTAACACGTTCTGGAATAGCAACTGCCCTATTATCTATTCCACTACGTTATATGCATACCTCTGTTGAAACTGTTAGTTTAGATGATATTAAGCGTGGAGCTAGATTGTTAGCCCACTTTATTGCCGAAATAAATGCTGACTTTGTGGAGGGGTTAAGATGCTTTTAA
- a CDS encoding VanW family protein, translating into MQPKKLKLYIFLIIIFLIQLIISFIPQKTDQKNNYTTEEFRSNKKLSINEIVNRGVSLNDINLSGLRINEVYKILYSLKGKKNREAQNAFIFNNKIFSEKKGRSINIKKSMNKILTANINQQINLIYNPIVPTITKDIILNHKIFKFKKYQIKAKLLSHHATYLINNESNRRNNINISLNKMKYYYLKPSAEFSFNQVIGIPTINDGYKAAPIIEAGEFIPKVGGGICQVSSTLYNAVKKSNLKIVERHHHSKAVSYVPRGEDATIVPQKKDFRFVNTLKNPIIIFTDLIDKYVVVYIIEEISKIN; encoded by the coding sequence ATGCAGCCAAAAAAATTGAAATTATATATTTTTCTAATTATAATCTTTTTAATACAATTAATTATCAGCTTTATTCCTCAAAAGACTGATCAAAAAAATAATTATACCACAGAAGAATTCAGATCTAATAAAAAATTATCAATTAATGAAATAGTAAATCGGGGTGTTAGTTTAAATGATATTAACTTAAGCGGACTTAGAATTAATGAGGTTTATAAAATTCTGTATAGTTTAAAGGGTAAGAAGAATAGAGAGGCACAAAATGCTTTTATATTTAATAATAAGATTTTTAGTGAAAAGAAAGGAAGGAGTATAAATATAAAAAAAAGCATGAACAAAATTTTAACAGCAAATATTAATCAACAAATCAATTTGATATATAATCCCATAGTTCCAACTATAACTAAAGATATTATTCTTAATCATAAAATCTTTAAATTTAAAAAATATCAAATTAAAGCAAAATTATTATCACACCATGCTACTTATTTAATAAATAATGAATCAAATAGGCGAAATAATATTAATATCTCCTTAAATAAGATGAAATATTATTATTTAAAACCTTCAGCAGAATTTTCATTTAATCAAGTGATTGGTATACCAACTATTAATGATGGATATAAGGCAGCACCTATTATAGAAGCAGGGGAATTCATTCCGAAAGTTGGGGGTGGAATTTGTCAAGTATCATCAACCTTATATAACGCAGTTAAAAAATCGAATCTTAAAATAGTAGAACGACACCACCATAGTAAAGCAGTTAGCTATGTTCCACGTGGAGAAGATGCTACTATTGTTCCTCAGAAAAAAGACTTTAGATTTGTAAATACTTTGAAAAACCCCATAATTATTTTTACTGATTTAATTGATAAATATGTAGTGGTGTATATTATTGAGGAGATATCTAAAATTAATTAA